TGCTGGAAATGATAGGTTGACGTTCGATTGAAAATGTGATACTTACCTTTGAAATTATAGTGAGAAATTGCAGCTTTCAATTTGGATTTAATTTCTTGAGTCTCTTACGCGTTGTTCTCGCTACAAAAtgaagggaggggaaaaaaaggaaaaagaatatAGGAGCGCGTTTGGCGACACGTTTCCCATGATGCATTTGGGACAAACATACATGATACCAATGACACGAACACGCTATGTGCATTATAAACATATTAGTTTAATAAACTTTATATTTTAGTTAactttaaaacctttttttttttttttcccaagataCATTTCATATGGAAAGAACATTCAACTAAACTCAGTTTCCTGAGTAATTGTCTTAGTGTTATAAACCATTTTGTACTttctaatttttattattttgatattatagTAATAGATAGAAACGCGTTATTGTAATTTATATCCAAACCTAAACACACCTATGTGCACACTCATAGTTGTGTATTACATGGAATATCACATATGTAAGAAACATTTTCACTGGCAATTGAAAATAACGGTGAAATCTACAAGAAGACATACTAAAATGACTGTACTCTACCAACTTTATGTATAACAGGCTTTTTAATCGTTACGATATTTGTCCTTTAGGTGGCGCCCAAGTGCGATTCCACACTGTATGCCACAAAAGGCACGGATGAAGAAGACACGTGTTTCATTTCCCTTTCAACTCCAACATGGCGGCTGCCAGAAGGCTGAAACGCGTGTTGGCCTCGCAGCCAGGCTTTTTAAGTTTAAAGTCATCGGATCATCCAGGCGAAGTTGGTAGTCGAAGAAAACGCTTTAACAAGAATAAGAAAAAGAACTGGAACAAACACAGCGACATTAATGACGTCGAGGATTTTTTAGAAGACGTCAGGCATCAGGAGCGGACCACCGGGTGAGTTGGACATAGGTTCACTTTTTGTGAAACACCACATACAACTCAATCTCCGATTcagaaaatactgtatttttttttctcttctgtcTATCCATTGCACTCTATATTTGAACGCGTGTTAACAGGCGATGATATGCATTCGACGTGCGAGCGTGttgtcaaaatgtacaatttgtTCGTCGAAGTAATGTGTGTTTTGTATTCATTCTAGTGGCCTGTTGGCTGAGAAGTCGGATGACAATTTATTCTTTCTGGATGTTGGGCAACAACAAAAGGATGATCACAAAGGTAAACAAAAGAAATAGTTTGCATTTGTGTGCTATCTTACATTTTTCTTGGTTGACATTTACATTTGCACTCTTTCTATAAATTATATAACGATAGATGCTGAACCTATCCTTACATTTTTGGCTTTAAAGCATCAGAGCAGGTGGTGGGCAAAAAGAGGAAAGGGAAGTCACAACGTCCTCTCAGGATAGACCTCATCCTCCAGCATGACTCACTTGTCCCACCAATTAAAGAGTAAGTATGCATCACTTACTGTTTTCTACTGAActgaaatgtcaacatttcttttaaaaaatggacTTTCATCTCCAGTGTTTTgcaatatttgcaaatatgttgttTTGGAAGTTATTAAACATTATAAACCATTAGCCCTGATCAGATTTTGAAGGGTTTTGTTAGTCCAATGATGATCTCATCCTTGCACTCCCAGTATTTCCTTTTTGGAAATGTGAAGACAACACATAGGAGCTCAGGAAACTGTTGTGTGAATGGTATCTTGGGATCTGAGGATTTCTAAATGCACAACTAGCTGTTCaaatcaaatgtatttaaaccaATCCTGCGTGCTATGAATTATTATTCCGCTACTTGTTCCCCATATAATAAATTGATAACATCCCCTTTCCATGTTTCTGCAGTGTGCTGTCCTACCAACAGCCCAATGCAAAGAAACTTCGTAATAGTGCCAAGAGGGTAGAACATCTGGCAGCCAAAGGAATAGTACCACGGCCGCAGAGAAAGCTGCTCAACAGACAGACGTCGAACACAACAGCTAAAAAGGCAGTTACAGAGGcaaacaacaacccaaaaagAGACTATTATGACATCTGGGGTCAGGAGTGTAAGtgatgtttcattttatttttatttttttttcggccAACAGTGGCCCCACCTTTGCTTGCTATTTGTTAGTTATTAATAGAAGTAAGTGACTAGATAACATATTAGGGGAATATGAATATATGCCCTGCCTTGGGCACTGTTGCAAGTCAAGTAGTGAATTTCTTTGTAAGAATCTGTAAAATGGTTTGAAGTCCTGGCTCTGTTGCTCATGCCTGAGATGACAGTGTGGTGCTTGATGAATCATGTAGCTGATGTTCAAATATTTGGAAATTTTAGCCTGCCTGATCTAAAATAATCCTCAGTTTTCTTTTCTCTGCCACATTAGTGTGATCAAACGAGCTCGTGGgggtttgatttattttctgcACTGTTTGAAGATGTCCTTTGGCGGTGTGCTGTTGAAGGTGTCACTTGTAGGCACTTGGATGTTGACAATTACATATTTGAAGTAGCATTATTATacgtaattcttttttttttttttttttaactctttgtatCCTCAATCTGGTTGGTTGTCATAGTAAATAATTACTCCATTCAAGTTCAACACTTGGGAAGTATACAAAGAAAATGTCCCTTTacatttgtgtcgtatttgcAGAAATTTTTCGTCTCCACTTTTAATCTGCAGATCTGTTTAGTTGTCTATGTTGTTGTAATGCAGCCCTTTGAAATCTGATGGTGACAGATAAAAAGTTCCCAGGACAGACTATCATATCTTCTGCCTTTTAGCCGCagtgttttttcatttaaaagtcTAAAGTGGTAatccttagttttttttttgtgagcagaTAGAAATTCTGCAGATCCATGGTACCTTCAGCAGACTGGCAAGAAGCAGGTGAAGGTAAGAAACCATATCAAACAGTTAATCACTATGCTGCTATTTCTTATCTATTTAGCAATATTTTGGTTTATATTGTGATAGCGGCCAGGGAAGTTGAACGACAAGCCATCTGTGTTACCGGCAGTGGAGGTGATCGCTCCCGGAGGCTCCTATAATCCAGACTTCTTCTCACATCAGGTAAGTTCTTCTTCTACTGTGTATATTGACTCAAAGAAATACAACCGGACACTGTTTCTGTTAAAACAAGTACCCTATTGATCAGATTGTCACAGTTTGACAAAGCGCAAACACTATTATCATAACCCCAGTCTGCCTATTTGATCAGTTTTTGAAATTTCTTTCTGCCAAATATTGGAATTGCCTTGCGCCTAACAAAAGGGGAACTCTGTGTAGGGGTGGTTATGTAAATTAGCCCCACTGTTATACATTGGTTGAGGTTCTAGGCAGGACAAATCTCGCTGCAATAGTATTTGCTGCTGCATTTAGATGGCAAGATGGGCTACGCAGATGAAACGAGAAGACCATTCCAAATGTGTTTcacatttgtatgaaaaaaaaaaaaaaagttttccacgTTTAAAGTTAGTAGGTTTCATAATAATGCAACCAAACATGTTAACACCCTTTCTGCTTGGAAGCAGCTGCTTTCTGAACACTACTTGTGGctattaaatgaaataaatgtatACTGTAGACAAGAGATGAAGCACATAGAACGGCGGCTGTAAGTGAGTCGGTCCAGGTAGTATCTGCCTTTTTATGAGTACTCTACAGATGTAAGATATCGTCACAGATATTGGTATTGGGCATCTCTAGTCTGAACGTTGTTAGTCCAATGATGATCTCATCCTTGCGCTCCCAGTATTTCCTTTTTGGAAATGTGAAGATAACACATAGGAGCTCAGGAAACTATTGTGTGAATGGTATCTTGGGATCTGAGGATTTGCATTGGGATAGTCAAGTGTATGTAACTCATGGAATTCACAAGATgtgaatggcaaaatacagtctCAAGTAATCAACCTATAAAGGATGCCTACTCTTAAATCAGCAGATAATGAACAAAAGCCTTGCATGGTCTCATGTGCTTACACTTTGAATACAGGCTTTACTGCAAGAAGCCCACGACGTGGAGGTTAAGAAACAGAAGGCGGAAGACAAAATTGAGAGACAGCTCGCTGTCAACAAAGAAGATCGAGCGACAGAGGTACCGAGTCCTTCCAGCTTCACTTCTCAATTTGGGCAAGCCTGGATTATAACAAGAGTGCTTGTGTCTGCAGGAAACTATCTTTCAGGAGCAAGTGGAAGGCCTggtggaggaagaggaagatgaagGTGGAAAAGTGCCTCCTATTGAAAAGGAAGACAAAGATGGAAAAGTGCCTCCTGTCGAGAAGGAAGACAAAGATGGAAAAGTGCCTCCTATCGAAAAGGAAGACAAAGATGGAAAAGTGTCTCCTATCGAGAAGGAAGACAAAGATAGAAAAGTGCCTCCTATCGAAAAGGAAGACAAAGATGGAAAAGTGTCTCCTATCGAGAAGGAAGACAAAGATAGAAAAGTGCCTCCTATCGAGAAGGAAGACGAAGATGGAAAAGTGCCTCCTATCGAGAAGGAAGAGGAAGGTGGGGTGGGAGGAGCCATCGCATTGGCAGAGAAGAAGACTGAGAGACAAAGGAAACGAGAAAAGGCGGAAAAAATTAAGGTGCTTGCACAAAAAAATGCTATGAAAAGCAAAAATGTCCAGCATGTGGAATAAGTTGCCATCTTGCCTTTTGTGCATCTTTTGTTCCGTCAGGAGCAACATAGGCTGGCTGAGAAACAGCAGACCAACAAACGGCAGCAACTCTTCCAGCTTCGCGCCATCAAAGCTGCCATCAAAcaacaagaaaagaaaaccgCCGCAATACACAAACAACGCAAGGCCAAAATGGAGGCCCAGAAAGCTCAGCCCAGACGCCTTGGCAAACTCAAGTATGCACTTAACATGCTCGTCAAGTCCGTCTCGGTCTGTTTGAAAGCTTTTCTGTTCCAGTTGCATTATGCAGCATCCATTAAGGCCACAAATGTAGTATAACAACCATTAAAAGCCACATTCTTTCGGGAATGACCTCATCAGTCTGGTGACAAAATGTCAGTATCCCCATAGAGATACACCGTATTTGATTTATAGTGcttagagggcgggggcaataatctgaggggaaaaaaacaaactcaaatttgtcactttcgaaagtcacaaatttgccagtttTAAACTCGCATATTTACGAGTGCtgttaaagtggcaaatttgtgagttttttttttttcctctgaatattgcccccgccctttaaaaagaaatatttatgCGTAGCCCTAATATGCCACCATATTTTAGATGTTCTAGTATTtagcacatttttttcctttccaggTTTCAGCCTCAGGACCTTGAAATCAAACTAAGTGATGAGCTCACCAGTTCCCTACGACAACTAAAGGTACTGCTTTCCTATCAAAGCTTGCCTTTTACTGACTTTTCTGAAAAATCTGGTTACTGATTCTGTGACATCGCTCTCCAAGACAACAGTTCATCAAATTGAGTTTTAAATAGTTAATTAAAACATCCAGTGCAAAACAAAACTCCAGAAAATAACTATCCAATTTTCTGTAACAAAGTTAAATAAGACGCCTTAAATAAGTATATAAGCCACTGACTGACAAGTATTTGTTCTGGTTGTGTTTGTGGGACATGTAATGCTGTCCTGCAACAGCCAGAGGGCAGCGTCCTCAAGGACCGCTTCAAGAGTCTGCAGAAGAGGAACCTAATTGAACCCAGAGAGAGAGCCAAGTAAGGATGTGCTTCACTTTGACATAACGTTTTATGCTTTGGTCACGGGGACACGCAGATTCTTCAAAATGCATGTTGCCTCAAGCGAGCGTCTCCTTCTCCCTTTAGGTTCAAGAGGCGGTACAAGCTGAAGTATGTGGAGAAGAGAGCTTTTAGAGCCATCACTTAAGGCCACAGATCCTGAGAAGTCGTGAGCCCAGTAAAAGCCACAAATGCAACGTAATGGAACCATCTGTATATATAATGTTGTGACCCGCTGACCTTTTCAGACAATACAACAATTGTACACGCAAATTATATGACACTtaattgattacaaaaaaaatgctgtgtgACTTGGTTTGTGTCTGGACAGGTCTCACTGTCTTGATCAGGTGACAATGAGTTTGTTCATTCCAAGTGATGGTGTGCTGTTTTTCAGGTGTGATTTCCAACTAAGCACAATAAGAAGCTCAGTCATGTCATGTGTAATTGTGCAGCAGATTTGTTCACATCTCAATTCATTCTTTGCAGCAGTGTTTAAATAAATATCAGATATTTCTACTTTATTTGAGCGTTTTGACTTGCATTCAGTTCATTTCACCAAAGACTCACTTACAGGAGGTTGAATATTATGTTTCTGAGACGAAGCCGTAAGATGCTGGGATTTACGAGTTTGGCCATGTGGTAATTGATTTCCGGCTATCATCTTAAAACCTTAATTGCCTTCAGTGCCCTGCAGAGGTGAATGTGGCGTGAGCACTTTGTCCTTTGGTGCATTGAGTTTCAACAAAGCCTCTTATCCACTAATCTGTGTAAAAATTTCATCTTTTACATTTGAGAGATTCTCGAGGTGCACGCCTTCTCCCAACAGATTTGCCATTGCTTTTCCCATGTAAACTGTACACAGATGCATTCTGTCCCTGCAGGAATTCCATTTAATGCTACAGTTTGTCTCCAAGGAACCAAATCCATGCTAAATGTCCCCAcacttggtcttttttttttaatttttttatttatttatttattttttgggcctTTTGTTATAATATTTGCGACGCTATTCTAATATAAGTTTTCTCATAAAAGTTGAGCCAATGCTTGCTAGCTCTTAACAGTGAGCAACACAAGTGCCATGATaagttaaaagaaaacaattttgctTGCTGCACAAATATTGATACTTTGTGAGCACGTTTATTCTTAGCTCTGATCTTAATCTAATGACAGAAACAAGCTATCAGTGATGTAATGTTTGTAGTGGTAAAATTGGAAACATAAaaggcagtgtttctcaaccgtTGTTTAGTTGGAATACAAAGTCAAATTAATAGAAAATGGGTGAATATGCAGATTAATTTTACCTTCTGCCATAGTgggaacgtttttgtttttcgtgtAAGATACTAACATAGATAAGGTTACAAAGATACATTTGCTGTAAAACAAAACTGACAGAGGTTGGGAATAACCACCATTTTGGATCCTATTGATGTTGAAGATAATGCATGCAGGTGAGTATTTCGAAGAACAGAATGTTGCACAACTTGCACTTAATTCGCATGCAGGAGACAAGTCTGTAAATATGGTGAACATCAAACAAAAAGATAAGGAGGCACAACGGGGGCATGTTTTGTCACAGGCCAGGTTTTCGTCATTCCCTTAGAAGAATATGActgaaaatacagtatgtaatatacagtatacaacaAAATGATGGATGGTTTTGAGATCAGaagtaaattatattttaatgtagcattattcaatttattttaaataaatgaagtttTGGCCATGGAAAAAAAGGGCTGTAGTCTGTAGTTGAACTGTTGCATGACTACATACCATTTTACCACTTCAACAGCCTGGCCTGCCCTATAACTTTagcgcagtggttctcaaatggtacatgagattttaaaatatatttaataggtatatgtaaatatttctaatatatatatgttcataaaatgaattttatattcAGTAGGCAATTGAATTTTAGTGTCAGCAAACTCAGCATTTCCCCCATACCTGAATGGTTTGTCCCAACTTGTCATGCCACCTATagaatcacctgtcaatcacttgaaaactttatttaaaattcagttCTCTCTTTTTGAGAACAGGGCTTTACTATGATCCCAAAGGATGGCACTTTATGTTGATCCtgtatgtgcacaaatctttataATTCaattatttcttctttttttcttttctttagttatatctttttatttccaaagagTTCAAgaccacataaatacaaatagagttCCAAAGTTTACAAGGATTACACAgcactgtattatttatttatttatttatttattcttcaaTCAGAAATGCTTTACGCTGGTTTAGgggtacttggctgaaaaacaaaaacaaaaacaaaaaaactcacaggggttactcacagaaaaaaaagtttgacaaccACTGATTTCAAGCAAGGGaaaacaactttttcttttttaaaacctGAGAGCTACTTATTGGGTTCTGAATAATGGGAAGGGTTACTACCACGtatacacacttctgaaataaattcaaaaattaCCTTAATTGGTTCAATAATGTATGTTATGAATAATTCATGAGAATTACTTATGTGAAGACACTGATCACAATGACTTCTCACAACAATTAGGGGACAGCTAAATATGGAAACTGACGTCTATAATCTGTCATATTTACATATAAATGTTCATTTAATATGCACTGtccctttttaaataaaaatcaatatgcaacactttattataattattataaatctACCAGTGctcacattttcaaacatcctAGACCCTCACAAAGTCCCATCACTggtaagctatttttagaacaggcccgcGAGCTATGAATGTGGACTACGTTGGTGACCAGTGACTTAGAGGAAGGTATAGAATGAGCCATGCCAGTCATTTGGAGATAATGtaagatatatatttttcaatccGCTTGTAAATTGTGCCCTGAATAACAATGCCCTCATCA
This genomic stretch from Festucalex cinctus isolate MCC-2025b chromosome 13, RoL_Fcin_1.0, whole genome shotgun sequence harbors:
- the nop53 gene encoding ribosome biogenesis protein NOP53, with protein sequence MAAARRLKRVLASQPGFLSLKSSDHPGEVGSRRKRFNKNKKKNWNKHSDINDVEDFLEDVRHQERTTGGLLAEKSDDNLFFLDVGQQQKDDHKASEQVVGKKRKGKSQRPLRIDLILQHDSLVPPIKDVLSYQQPNAKKLRNSAKRVEHLAAKGIVPRPQRKLLNRQTSNTTAKKAVTEANNNPKRDYYDIWGQEYRNSADPWYLQQTGKKQVKRPGKLNDKPSVLPAVEVIAPGGSYNPDFFSHQALLQEAHDVEVKKQKAEDKIERQLAVNKEDRATEETIFQEQVEGLVEEEEDEGGKVPPIEKEDKDGKVPPVEKEDKDGKVPPIEKEDKDGKVSPIEKEDKDRKVPPIEKEDKDGKVSPIEKEDKDRKVPPIEKEDEDGKVPPIEKEEEGGVGGAIALAEKKTERQRKREKAEKIKEQHRLAEKQQTNKRQQLFQLRAIKAAIKQQEKKTAAIHKQRKAKMEAQKAQPRRLGKLKFQPQDLEIKLSDELTSSLRQLKPEGSVLKDRFKSLQKRNLIEPRERAKFKRRYKLKYVEKRAFRAIT